A segment of the Bacillota bacterium genome:
CTCGTGAACCAAGGAGTCGGGGATGATGCGTTCCCCGACACCCATCTGTTTCATGAACAAGTATAGCTGGGCTGTCTTCTCCAGAACCCTCGCCACGGTCAGAGCCTCGTCCATGTCCTTCCCACAGCAGACAGCACCGTGGTGGGATATGAGGACAGCATTCTTGTCTTCGAGAGTCTGCGCCGCGAGGTTAGCCAGGTCGATGTGGTGGCCCGCGGGTATGTACTCGGGGGTGCACCTGACAGTTCCTCCGATGATCTGCGACTGCTCCTCAACTATCGGAGGTATGTCCATCTCCGCCGCGGCGAACACAGAAGCGTAGAGCGAGTGGTTGTGCACCACGCACCCGATGTCCTCTCTGCGCCGGTAGATTGCTGTGTGCAAGTCGGTCTCTGAAGATGGCACACGGTTTCCTTCGATGACCCGCCCGTTAAGGTCGACGGTGACCAGGTCATCCGGAGTCATCGTATCGTAATTGACTCTGCTGGGAGTGATTATGACACCCGCTTCCGTCCGAACACTGATGTTTCCCCACGTCCCCAGCACCATTCTCTCGGCCTGCATGAACCTGCAGGCATCCACGATCTTCTGTTTGGTTTCTCGCGAGAACGGCTCCATGGTGTCCCTATGCCTCCCCGCTAGTGAGCCTGGCCCGAAGGTCCCAGGTGTCCC
Coding sequences within it:
- a CDS encoding class II aldolase/adducin family protein, which produces MEPFSRETKQKIVDACRFMQAERMVLGTWGNISVRTEAGVIITPSRVNYDTMTPDDLVTVDLNGRVIEGNRVPSSETDLHTAIYRRREDIGCVVHNHSLYASVFAAAEMDIPPIVEEQSQIIGGTVRCTPEYIPAGHHIDLANLAAQTLEDKNAVLISHHGAVCCGKDMDEALTVARVLEKTAQLYLFMKQMGVGERIIPDSLVHEERFRFLYKYGKA